In Amyelois transitella isolate CPQ chromosome 28, ilAmyTran1.1, whole genome shotgun sequence, the following are encoded in one genomic region:
- the LOC106138101 gene encoding putative leucine-rich repeat-containing protein DDB_G0290503 isoform X1, whose protein sequence is MVDIHNDSSYAAMPPKTQPRQDPRIAPKEMIVTRRKSALQKRQLREKDRSMKNITQLLKSPTKNSQSPKKQKMAPKGKINKKLLQELLPPAEVELKPVKRRPKVKERVWLKPKPNFKMVAKTNKRKLCTPRRELDPGCSQVEHVQCDSSDILQLIEDTESLDEEDFLEILTCPSPVWWEEPRDPSYCEKPIFVPTPSQATDNSTENTIDKIISNKTIKDLDQKVVKKRKKLENILGNIKSKRKFEHDAGDHKSDTLDIDLLNDEMLRNLEAIHIPIEPSHDAVELKKVKIEKENEVSIKNNSSHSDEVKLEMVPSHIAQNELDTKINEDQNVAVKKITSKSDRNELKDLKVPDILPPLQRNPMHTTSVLDKIVINSNLMSKDAEKINVKFKMDSAIERENSTVTSPFFEKSKDDDTISDTNIKFIDKVEDQELDDTSQIILDKIKKFFHEKKVNKKEYITVYRIVDKEEKQELKNDDQSKINYFYKKCKNFRKKCDNVDTSKSNSGKTLALANSNMKYCLNCSSIFETKECHYCAAMSEPRECVCDKSQDNRSDLSCDNCDRSE, encoded by the exons ATGGTGGACATCCATAATGATTCTAGTTATGCAG CCATGCCCCCCAAAACCCAGCCACGTCAGGACCCCAGGATAGCTCCGAAGGAGATGATAGTCACACGGAGGAAGTCAGCCTTGCAGAAGAGACAGCTCCGAGAGAAAgacaggagtatgaagaacaTCACTCAACTGCTGAAATCTCCTACGAAGAACTCACAA tcTCCCAAGAAGCAGAAAATGGCGCcaaaaggtaaaataaataaaaagttactgCAAGAATTACTTCCGCCCGCCGAGGTGGAATTGAAACCTGTAAAACGGAGACCAAAAGTGAAGGAGCGTGTTTGGTTGAAACCAAAACCTAACTTCAAAATGGTAGCCAAGACTAACAAGAGGAAGCTATGCACTCCACGTAgag AGTTGGATCCCGGTTGTTCCCAAGTGGAACACGTTCAATGTGATTCCTCGGACATATTACAGCTGATTGAGGACACTGAGTCCCTGGATGAAGAGGATTTCCTGGAGATCCTGACCTGCCCCAGTCCGGTCTGGTGGGAGGAGCCGCGTGACCCCTCCTACTGTGAAA AACCCATTTTTGTCCCGACACCAAGTCAAGCAACAGATAATTCTACTGAAAATACaatcgataaaataataagtaataaaactattaaagaTTTAGATCAGAAAGTTGTCAAAAAGAGGAAAAAGCTAGAAAACATTTTGggtaatattaaaagtaagaGAAAGTTTGAACACGATGCTGGTGATCATAAAAGCGATACTTTAGACATTGatttgcttaatgatgaaatgcTTAGAAATTTAGAAGCGATTCATATACCCATAGAACCTAGTCATGATGCagttgaattgaaaaaagtcaaaattgaaaaagaaaatgaagtgtccattaaaaataatagttcaCATTCGGATGAAGTCAAACTTGAAATGGTTCCTAGTCATATTGCGCAAAATGAATTAGatactaaaattaatgaagATCAAAATGTagcagttaaaaaaataacttccaAATCAGATCGAAATGAATTGAAAGATTTAAAAGTGCCGGATATTTTGCCACCTCTGCAAAGGAATCCTATGCATACAACGTCAGTTTTGGATAAAATCGTTATAAATAGCAATTTAATGTCCAAAGATGcagagaaaataaatgttaaattcaAAATGGATTCGGCTATTGAAAGGGAAAATTCAACAGTCACCTCTCCTTTCTTTGAGAAATCCAAAGATGATGACACGATATCAGACACTAACATCAAATTCATTGACAAAGTAGAAGATCAAGAGTTAGACGACACCTCGCAAATTATTTTGGACAAAATCAAGAAGTTTTTCCACGAGAAGAAAGTGAATAAGAAGGAATACATAACAGTGTATAGAATCGTCGATAAAGAGGAAAAACAAGAATTGAAGAATGATGATCAAAGTAAAATCAActatttttacaagaaatgTAAAAACTTTAGGAAGAAATGTGATAATGTTGACACAAGCAAAAGTAATTCTGGTAAAACTTTAGCGTTGGCCAACAGTAATATGAAATATTGCTTGAATTGTTCATCAATTTTCGAAACGAAAGAATGCCACTATTGTGCGGCGATGTCTGAACCAAGAGAGTGCGTGTGCGACAAATCGCAGGATAATCGCAGCGATTTGTCGTGCGACAATTGTGATAGGAGTGAATGA
- the LOC106138110 gene encoding proteoglycan 4 translates to MMWKTVFLLSLISNCLALPFGLGGISSHLDKAKGLTDHLGSLPDEPSDDDLSDPSKKIPGHDDLSDPLKKLPGHDDLSDPLKKLPGHDDLSDPLKKLPGHDDLSDPLKKLPGHDDLSDPLKKLPGHDDLSDPLKKLPGHDDLSDPLKKLPGHDDLSDPLKKLPGHDDLSDPLKKLPGHDDLLHPLHDHLLDPLKKIPGLDDLKHPLDKIPGKDVIHHILDPLHKHPHIPSIPDIPSATPCDDDAVTPPTKPDTPSVTTPSVATPTTPKTPSVTTPTTPKAPSATTPTTPCDEDVPTTPKTPSVTTPKTPSVTTPKTPSVTTPKTPSVTTPKTPSVTTPKTPSVTTPTTPKTPPVTPPCDQDDPAKGTPSSKHDDPSEILSKLKPEEKKQLKKFLHFLDGIFKSE, encoded by the exons ATGATGTGGAAAACTGTGTTTTTATTGTCTTTG ATAAGCAACTGCTTAGCCCTTCCCTTCGGTTTGG GTGGAATTTCGTCACAtttggataaagcgaaaggtCTCACCGACCATTTAGGGTCATTACCCGACGAGCCTAGTGATGATGACCTTTCGGACCCATCAAAGAAAATTCCGGGACATGATGACCTTTCTGACCCATTGAAGAAACTCCCGGGACATGATGACCTTTCTGACCCATTGAAGAAACTCCCGGGACATGATGACCTTTCTGACCCATTGAAGAAACTCCCGGGACATGATGACCTTTCTGACCCATTGAAGAAACTGCCGGGACATGATGACCTTTCTGACCCATTGAAGAAACTCCCGGGACATGATGACCTTTCTGATCCTTTGAAGAAACTGCCGGGACATGATGACCTTTCTGACCCATTGAAGAAACTCCCGGGACATGATGACCTTTCTGATCCTTTGAAGAAACTGCCGGGACATGATGACCTTTCTGACCCATTGAAGAAACTCCCGGGACATGATGACCTTCTGCACCCTTTACACGACCATCTCCTGGATCCGCTAAAGAAAATTCCAGGTCTTGATGACCTTAAGCATCCTTTGGATAAAATACCTGGAAAGGACGTAATCCACCATATCCTTGATCCACTACACAAACACCCACATATTCCCTCTATTCCAGATATTCCTTCAGCAACTCCGTGCGATGATGACGCTGTAACTCCCCCAACAAAACCTGATACACCCTCAGTGACCACACCATCAGTTGCTACTCCAACTACGCCTAAAACACCATCAGTTACTACTCCAACAACACCTAAAGCACCTTCAGCTACTACCCCTACTACTCCTTGCGATGAAGATGTCCCAACTACACCTAAAACACCGTCAGTTACTACTCCTAAAACCCCATCAGTTACAACTCCTAAAACCCCATCAGTTACTACTCCTAAAACCCCATCAGTTACAACTCCTAAAACCCCATCAGTTACAACTCCTAAAACCCCATCAGTTACTACTCCTACTACTCCCAAAACGCCACCAGTCACCCCTCCATGTGATCAGGATGATCCAGCTAAAGGGACGCCGTCTTCTAAGCATGATGACCCTTCAGAAATTCTATCAAAATTGAAACCTGAAGAAAAGAAGCAATTGAAGAAATTCCTCCATTTCTTGGATGGAATTTTCAAATCAGAATAG
- the LOC106138101 gene encoding putative leucine-rich repeat-containing protein DDB_G0290503 isoform X2, translating into MPPKTQPRQDPRIAPKEMIVTRRKSALQKRQLREKDRSMKNITQLLKSPTKNSQSPKKQKMAPKGKINKKLLQELLPPAEVELKPVKRRPKVKERVWLKPKPNFKMVAKTNKRKLCTPRRELDPGCSQVEHVQCDSSDILQLIEDTESLDEEDFLEILTCPSPVWWEEPRDPSYCEKPIFVPTPSQATDNSTENTIDKIISNKTIKDLDQKVVKKRKKLENILGNIKSKRKFEHDAGDHKSDTLDIDLLNDEMLRNLEAIHIPIEPSHDAVELKKVKIEKENEVSIKNNSSHSDEVKLEMVPSHIAQNELDTKINEDQNVAVKKITSKSDRNELKDLKVPDILPPLQRNPMHTTSVLDKIVINSNLMSKDAEKINVKFKMDSAIERENSTVTSPFFEKSKDDDTISDTNIKFIDKVEDQELDDTSQIILDKIKKFFHEKKVNKKEYITVYRIVDKEEKQELKNDDQSKINYFYKKCKNFRKKCDNVDTSKSNSGKTLALANSNMKYCLNCSSIFETKECHYCAAMSEPRECVCDKSQDNRSDLSCDNCDRSE; encoded by the exons ATGCCCCCCAAAACCCAGCCACGTCAGGACCCCAGGATAGCTCCGAAGGAGATGATAGTCACACGGAGGAAGTCAGCCTTGCAGAAGAGACAGCTCCGAGAGAAAgacaggagtatgaagaacaTCACTCAACTGCTGAAATCTCCTACGAAGAACTCACAA tcTCCCAAGAAGCAGAAAATGGCGCcaaaaggtaaaataaataaaaagttactgCAAGAATTACTTCCGCCCGCCGAGGTGGAATTGAAACCTGTAAAACGGAGACCAAAAGTGAAGGAGCGTGTTTGGTTGAAACCAAAACCTAACTTCAAAATGGTAGCCAAGACTAACAAGAGGAAGCTATGCACTCCACGTAgag AGTTGGATCCCGGTTGTTCCCAAGTGGAACACGTTCAATGTGATTCCTCGGACATATTACAGCTGATTGAGGACACTGAGTCCCTGGATGAAGAGGATTTCCTGGAGATCCTGACCTGCCCCAGTCCGGTCTGGTGGGAGGAGCCGCGTGACCCCTCCTACTGTGAAA AACCCATTTTTGTCCCGACACCAAGTCAAGCAACAGATAATTCTACTGAAAATACaatcgataaaataataagtaataaaactattaaagaTTTAGATCAGAAAGTTGTCAAAAAGAGGAAAAAGCTAGAAAACATTTTGggtaatattaaaagtaagaGAAAGTTTGAACACGATGCTGGTGATCATAAAAGCGATACTTTAGACATTGatttgcttaatgatgaaatgcTTAGAAATTTAGAAGCGATTCATATACCCATAGAACCTAGTCATGATGCagttgaattgaaaaaagtcaaaattgaaaaagaaaatgaagtgtccattaaaaataatagttcaCATTCGGATGAAGTCAAACTTGAAATGGTTCCTAGTCATATTGCGCAAAATGAATTAGatactaaaattaatgaagATCAAAATGTagcagttaaaaaaataacttccaAATCAGATCGAAATGAATTGAAAGATTTAAAAGTGCCGGATATTTTGCCACCTCTGCAAAGGAATCCTATGCATACAACGTCAGTTTTGGATAAAATCGTTATAAATAGCAATTTAATGTCCAAAGATGcagagaaaataaatgttaaattcaAAATGGATTCGGCTATTGAAAGGGAAAATTCAACAGTCACCTCTCCTTTCTTTGAGAAATCCAAAGATGATGACACGATATCAGACACTAACATCAAATTCATTGACAAAGTAGAAGATCAAGAGTTAGACGACACCTCGCAAATTATTTTGGACAAAATCAAGAAGTTTTTCCACGAGAAGAAAGTGAATAAGAAGGAATACATAACAGTGTATAGAATCGTCGATAAAGAGGAAAAACAAGAATTGAAGAATGATGATCAAAGTAAAATCAActatttttacaagaaatgTAAAAACTTTAGGAAGAAATGTGATAATGTTGACACAAGCAAAAGTAATTCTGGTAAAACTTTAGCGTTGGCCAACAGTAATATGAAATATTGCTTGAATTGTTCATCAATTTTCGAAACGAAAGAATGCCACTATTGTGCGGCGATGTCTGAACCAAGAGAGTGCGTGTGCGACAAATCGCAGGATAATCGCAGCGATTTGTCGTGCGACAATTGTGATAGGAGTGAATGA